One window of Paenibacillus sp. FSL K6-3182 genomic DNA carries:
- the urtA gene encoding urea ABC transporter substrate-binding protein, with protein sequence MKKRMFYSFGLMFVALTIVLTGCGANNNKPASTNGETDKPTNAANAGSGADGEIKVGILHSQSGTMAISEVSVIDAEMMAIDEINAAGGVLGKKIVPVLEDGASDWPTFAEKARKLISEDKVATVFGGWTSASRKAMKPVFEELNGLLWYPVQYEGLESSPNIFYTGATTNQQIVPSVSWLLENRGKKFYLLGSDYVFPRTANLVIKEQLKAEGGELVGEEYTPLGHTDYSTLISKIKEAKPDVVYNTLNGDSNVAFFKQLKDAGITAKDLTTLSVSVAEEEIRGIGVDVLEGHLAAWNYYQTTDTPANKTFVENYKKKYGDERVTADPIEAGYTAVYLWAKAVEKAGSTDVDKVKEAAKELEWDAPEGKVKIDGATQHIYKTVRIGEVQADGQFKELWNSGEAVKPDPYLKGYDWAASIQPTQ encoded by the coding sequence ATGAAAAAGAGAATGTTTTATTCATTTGGCCTTATGTTTGTAGCTTTAACAATCGTATTGACAGGTTGTGGCGCAAACAACAACAAACCAGCATCTACGAATGGGGAAACAGATAAACCTACGAATGCTGCCAATGCCGGATCGGGAGCAGACGGGGAAATAAAAGTGGGAATATTGCACTCACAGAGCGGCACCATGGCAATTAGCGAGGTATCGGTTATCGATGCTGAAATGATGGCTATCGATGAAATTAATGCTGCAGGCGGCGTTTTAGGCAAAAAGATTGTACCTGTACTTGAAGACGGCGCTTCGGATTGGCCGACCTTCGCTGAGAAGGCACGCAAGCTTATTTCCGAAGATAAAGTGGCTACCGTATTTGGTGGATGGACTTCCGCAAGCCGGAAAGCAATGAAGCCGGTATTTGAAGAGTTAAATGGCCTGCTGTGGTATCCGGTGCAATATGAAGGTCTTGAATCTTCTCCGAATATTTTTTATACAGGCGCTACAACAAACCAACAAATCGTTCCATCTGTCTCGTGGCTGCTTGAAAACCGCGGCAAGAAATTTTACTTACTCGGATCGGACTATGTATTCCCTCGTACCGCAAACCTCGTAATAAAAGAACAGTTGAAGGCTGAAGGAGGCGAACTGGTTGGAGAAGAATACACGCCGCTAGGCCATACAGATTACAGCACGCTAATCAGCAAGATTAAAGAAGCTAAACCAGATGTCGTATACAACACGCTTAACGGTGACAGCAACGTTGCGTTCTTCAAGCAATTGAAGGATGCAGGCATTACAGCTAAAGATTTGACTACATTGTCAGTATCGGTTGCAGAAGAAGAGATCCGCGGTATTGGCGTCGATGTGCTGGAAGGCCATTTGGCGGCGTGGAACTATTATCAAACAACGGATACGCCAGCTAACAAAACATTCGTCGAGAACTACAAAAAGAAATACGGTGATGAGCGTGTAACGGCTGACCCTATCGAAGCCGGCTATACAGCGGTCTACTTGTGGGCAAAGGCGGTCGAGAAAGCAGGCTCCACGGACGTAGATAAAGTAAAGGAAGCAGCCAAAGAGCTGGAGTGGGATGCTCCAGAAGGAAAAGTGAAAATCGACGGCGCTACTCAGCATATTTACAAAACGGTTCGTATTGGCGAAGTGCAAGCGGACGGCCAATTCAAGGAGCTGTGGAACTCAGGTGAAGCGGTTAAGCCGGATCCGTATCTCAAAGGCTACGACTGGGCAGCAAGCATTCAACCAACGCAATAA
- the urtB gene encoding urea ABC transporter permease subunit UrtB, producing the protein MEVFLLQLFNGLSISSILLLVALGLAITFGLMKVINMAHGELIMIGAYSTYLTQNVFHDYLPKSMFDWYFVLAIPVSFIVAFIIGLILEMSLIRFLYGRPLDSLLATWGVGLVLQQLARSIFGAPNVAVTSPAWLNGGLKIMDGTLLPYKRLFIIGLVIACLVAMYFYIYRSHEGRRMRAVMQNRDMAACLGVSTRRVDAMTFAIGSGIAGIAGCALTLLGPIGPSLGTYYIVDAFMVVVLGGVGKLVGTVLGATGIGMFNTLFEYWTNASLGKVLVFVCIVAFLQWKPMGLVAMRSRSLD; encoded by the coding sequence ATGGAAGTGTTTCTGCTGCAGCTATTTAATGGTTTAAGCATCAGCTCCATTTTATTGCTGGTTGCTTTGGGGCTTGCGATTACGTTTGGCTTGATGAAGGTCATCAATATGGCGCATGGTGAGTTAATTATGATCGGTGCGTACTCCACGTATTTGACGCAAAATGTGTTTCATGATTATTTGCCGAAATCGATGTTTGATTGGTATTTTGTATTGGCTATTCCGGTCAGCTTTATCGTTGCATTTATCATTGGTCTCATTCTCGAAATGTCGCTGATTCGCTTTCTATATGGACGGCCGCTTGATAGCTTGCTCGCCACTTGGGGTGTGGGTCTCGTGCTGCAGCAGCTTGCAAGATCTATCTTTGGGGCGCCAAACGTTGCAGTCACAAGCCCAGCATGGCTAAATGGCGGCTTAAAGATTATGGATGGAACATTGCTTCCTTACAAAAGGTTATTCATCATCGGACTCGTCATCGCTTGTTTAGTTGCTATGTATTTCTATATTTACCGCAGCCATGAAGGCAGAAGGATGCGGGCAGTGATGCAAAATCGCGATATGGCTGCATGCCTTGGCGTTTCGACAAGACGAGTGGATGCGATGACCTTCGCTATCGGCTCGGGTATTGCCGGCATTGCCGGCTGTGCGTTAACGCTGCTTGGTCCTATCGGTCCGTCCCTTGGCACTTATTATATCGTTGATGCCTTTATGGTCGTCGTGCTTGGCGGAGTCGGCAAGCTGGTTGGGACGGTGCTCGGGGCAACAGGGATTGGAATGTTTAATACGTTGTTTGAGTATTGGACGAATGCTTCGCTTGGCAAGGTGCTAGTGTTTGTCTGTATAGTTGCTTTCCTCCAATGGAAGCCTATGGGACTCGTTGCCATGCGTTCGCGGTCGCTTGACTAG
- the urtC gene encoding urea ABC transporter permease subunit UrtC: MRLQKFTPARIWILIGYAAAAAALFSAPLFVSDFRLNLLAKFLAFAIVALGLDLIWGYTGILSLGHGIFFGLGAYAMAMYLKLEASGGRPPDFMGWSGLKELPLFWQPFQSFWFAVAMGIAIPALLALVLGYVTFRNRIRGVYFTILTQALVIITTTLLIGQQAFTGGTNGITGYSTVLGFSIGSPETKRVLYYITVIALIAIFIFCRYVIGSRFGKVLRAIRDGENRVRFIGYNPAIYQMVVFTISAGIAGIAGMLFVLHVGIISPSMLGIVPSIEMVLWVAIGGRGTLVGAALGAILMNWAKSEFSTAYPQGWLFFMGLLFVVVVVFMPKGVAGLVGQLKLRKKGREPKHEGVRNPAV, translated from the coding sequence ATGCGCTTGCAAAAGTTTACTCCTGCGCGGATATGGATCTTAATTGGCTATGCGGCAGCAGCGGCAGCACTCTTCTCCGCTCCGCTATTTGTAAGTGATTTTCGGCTCAATTTGTTAGCGAAATTTCTAGCCTTTGCCATAGTAGCATTAGGGCTTGATCTGATATGGGGCTACACCGGCATTTTAAGTTTAGGGCATGGCATTTTCTTTGGCTTAGGCGCCTACGCTATGGCGATGTATTTGAAGCTGGAGGCAAGCGGAGGAAGGCCGCCGGACTTCATGGGCTGGAGCGGTCTTAAGGAGCTTCCTCTATTCTGGCAGCCATTTCAGAGCTTCTGGTTTGCGGTAGCGATGGGAATTGCCATACCTGCGCTGCTCGCGCTTGTGCTTGGTTACGTCACGTTCCGCAACCGAATTCGCGGCGTTTACTTCACGATCTTGACGCAAGCGCTCGTTATTATTACGACGACACTGCTCATTGGTCAGCAAGCTTTTACAGGCGGTACGAATGGGATAACAGGCTACTCCACCGTGCTTGGCTTCTCTATAGGTTCTCCTGAGACGAAGCGCGTGCTTTACTATATTACCGTCATTGCTCTCATTGCTATCTTCATCTTTTGCCGCTACGTCATCGGCAGCCGCTTCGGCAAGGTGCTTCGCGCGATTCGCGATGGCGAGAACCGGGTGCGGTTTATCGGCTACAATCCCGCAATTTATCAAATGGTTGTATTTACGATTTCGGCTGGCATTGCAGGTATAGCGGGCATGCTGTTTGTACTCCACGTCGGTATTATTTCACCGTCGATGCTCGGAATTGTGCCTTCGATTGAAATGGTTCTTTGGGTAGCGATTGGCGGACGTGGAACGCTGGTTGGAGCCGCACTCGGCGCTATCCTCATGAACTGGGCTAAAAGTGAGTTCAGTACCGCTTATCCGCAGGGCTGGTTATTCTTTATGGGGTTGCTGTTTGTGGTCGTGGTCGTATTTATGCCTAAAGGTGTTGCTGGCTTAGTTGGCCAATTGAAATTACGCAAAAAAGGGAGGGAGCCGAAGCATGAAGGAGTCCGCAATCCTGCTGTGTGA
- the urtD gene encoding urea ABC transporter ATP-binding protein UrtD — protein sequence MKESAILLCDDVTVEFDGFKAVQGMNLKLEKGELRFLIGPNGAGKTTILDVICGKVRPTAGRVTFGKVDITKKKEHQIAELGIGRKFQAPSIFPSMTVAENLEIAMRQKRTVFATLFAKMVEDERAKIDGQLVMIGLQKKSSWRAGGLSHGEKQWLEIGMMLLQEPEILLLDEPVAGMTDKETDKTGELLHQIARMRSIVVVEHDMEFVRNFASKVTVMHEGKLLKEGSMDEIQRDDRVAEVYLGKRRDADVSRSTA from the coding sequence ATGAAGGAGTCCGCAATCCTGCTGTGTGATGATGTGACTGTTGAGTTCGATGGCTTTAAAGCGGTCCAAGGCATGAACCTAAAGCTTGAGAAAGGGGAGCTTCGTTTCCTCATTGGGCCAAATGGAGCCGGCAAAACGACAATTCTGGATGTGATTTGTGGGAAAGTAAGGCCTACGGCGGGACGTGTCACATTCGGGAAGGTAGATATAACGAAAAAGAAAGAGCATCAAATTGCTGAGCTTGGCATCGGTCGTAAATTTCAAGCTCCCTCGATATTCCCTTCGATGACGGTCGCTGAGAATTTGGAAATCGCAATGCGTCAGAAGCGTACCGTGTTCGCGACGTTGTTTGCGAAGATGGTTGAGGATGAGCGGGCTAAAATTGACGGGCAGCTCGTTATGATTGGTTTGCAGAAAAAATCGAGCTGGCGGGCAGGCGGTCTGTCGCATGGAGAGAAGCAGTGGCTCGAAATTGGCATGATGCTGCTCCAGGAGCCGGAAATACTGCTGCTCGATGAGCCGGTGGCGGGGATGACCGATAAGGAGACGGATAAAACGGGCGAGCTTCTCCACCAGATAGCCCGTATGCGGTCGATTGTAGTCGTGGAGCATGATATGGAGTTTGTTCGTAATTTTGCGAGCAAGGTCACCGTTATGCATGAAGGGAAGCTACTAAAGGAAGGCTCGATGGACGAAATTCAACGAGATGACCGCGTGGCGGAAGTGTACTTAGGGAAAAGGCGGGATGCCGATGTTAGCCGTTCAACAGCTTGA
- the urtE gene encoding urea ABC transporter ATP-binding subunit UrtE produces the protein MLAVQQLEAGYGESIILRDVSLKVKQGQVVCLLGRNGVGKTTLMKSIMGLLKAREGSVSYNGSDLTKKAPGLRAKSGIGYVPQGREIFAQLSVYENLLLGLEASKSKISSIPEEAIAKFPVLPAMYTRRGGDLSGGQQQQLAFARALASRPQVLLLDEPCEGIQPSIVDDIRDVIRSIKADGKTAILLVEQSLDFVKSVGDYFYVLEKGAIAWEGGLESLDDEVIRKYLTV, from the coding sequence ATGTTAGCCGTTCAACAGCTTGAGGCCGGTTACGGCGAAAGCATTATTTTGCGGGATGTGTCGCTGAAAGTGAAGCAAGGGCAGGTTGTATGTCTGCTCGGGCGGAATGGCGTTGGCAAGACGACGCTGATGAAAAGCATTATGGGATTGCTGAAGGCGCGTGAGGGTTCTGTTTCTTACAATGGTTCGGATTTAACGAAGAAAGCGCCGGGACTGCGGGCTAAAAGCGGAATCGGCTATGTACCGCAAGGACGAGAAATCTTTGCTCAGCTGTCGGTTTATGAGAATTTGCTGCTTGGCCTTGAGGCTTCAAAGTCGAAAATATCTTCTATTCCGGAAGAAGCTATTGCGAAATTTCCTGTACTTCCGGCAATGTATACGCGCCGCGGCGGCGATCTCAGCGGCGGACAGCAGCAGCAGCTCGCCTTCGCGAGGGCGTTAGCTTCAAGGCCTCAAGTATTGCTGCTTGATGAGCCTTGTGAGGGGATTCAGCCCTCCATTGTCGATGATATTAGGGATGTTATTCGCTCAATTAAAGCGGATGGCAAGACGGCTATTTTGCTGGTGGAGCAAAGCCTGGATTTCGTTAAGAGTGTAGGAGACTACTTCTATGTGCTGGAAAAAGGGGCGATTGCGTGGGAGGGCGGCTTGGAATCGCTGGATGATGAGGTCATACGCAAATATTTGACGGTATAA
- a CDS encoding phosphotransferase, translating into MKIKNGVQEIIENLRHIGAIEKQSEIHKQMDGTTKGLVYLIKVDESPKYVLKLDQPDALSLVEQYKKTYPDAPLLPKLTYTAPDKTYIVYTFLKGSTDYVGGSKEQWLKALVNGLIQHYISCSPSQKWGDWLENPRNTWREFMEENVDYARSYIGDRLPLEDHTLVKPLLKKATMSESQGKFLLHGDCGVHNFIFSHNELIGVIDPSPIIGPPLYDLLYAFCSSSDDLSIETLMPAFVMLNQSEADQPRLIEEVIIQLYYRLGICLKHHPHDIDDYLQAWRYWKSLISNE; encoded by the coding sequence ATGAAAATAAAGAACGGCGTGCAGGAAATCATCGAAAATCTTCGGCATATAGGCGCCATTGAAAAACAGTCCGAAATCCATAAACAAATGGACGGAACGACGAAAGGTCTTGTATATCTCATTAAAGTTGATGAATCACCCAAATATGTGCTAAAGCTTGATCAGCCAGATGCACTTTCTTTAGTTGAACAATATAAAAAAACATATCCAGATGCCCCTCTATTGCCTAAGCTTACTTACACCGCTCCAGATAAAACATATATCGTTTATACATTTCTCAAGGGTTCAACCGATTATGTTGGCGGCTCTAAGGAGCAATGGTTGAAGGCTTTAGTGAACGGACTTATTCAGCATTACATAAGCTGCTCACCCTCACAGAAATGGGGAGATTGGCTGGAGAATCCCCGCAATACTTGGCGAGAATTTATGGAGGAGAACGTCGATTACGCTCGAAGTTATATCGGCGACCGCTTGCCATTAGAGGATCATACCCTTGTAAAACCACTTTTAAAGAAAGCAACAATGAGCGAATCTCAGGGGAAATTTTTGCTTCACGGCGACTGCGGTGTTCACAACTTCATCTTTAGTCATAACGAGTTAATTGGCGTTATCGATCCTTCACCAATAATCGGACCTCCGCTCTATGACTTGCTTTATGCATTCTGTTCCTCATCTGATGACTTGAGCATAGAGACGTTAATGCCTGCATTCGTTATGCTTAATCAATCGGAGGCGGATCAACCAAGGCTAATTGAAGAAGTGATCATTCAGCTCTATTACCGCTTAGGCATTTGCCTCAAGCATCACCCTCACGATATAGACGATTACTTACAAGCATGGCGTTACTGGAAGTCCTTAATAAGCAATGAATAA
- a CDS encoding DUF4830 domain-containing protein: MNTLKYLLILFLLSLSIGCTGETKTTSEQSISQNYLEGKGYRISSKEGQVESYELTEQKLSVLPYMMYWGSQRVNPSDYIGKTIHIQKFTVTNHPLSKGKVDVFVYLADGQPIGGTSFPYGDTTDGGYWSIDGKSLEDIQGMSYQEWRKSWTEKYKSTSPDEA; encoded by the coding sequence ATGAATACATTGAAATATTTATTAATCCTATTTCTGCTTTCCTTATCGATCGGTTGTACAGGAGAAACCAAAACAACGTCAGAGCAATCCATTTCTCAAAACTATCTTGAAGGAAAAGGATATCGAATCAGCTCAAAAGAAGGGCAAGTTGAGAGCTATGAGCTTACCGAACAGAAATTATCAGTATTGCCCTATATGATGTACTGGGGGTCGCAGCGCGTGAACCCCTCCGATTATATTGGAAAAACGATTCATATACAGAAATTTACCGTAACGAACCATCCGCTGAGCAAAGGGAAAGTAGATGTTTTTGTTTATTTGGCTGATGGTCAGCCTATAGGAGGAACTTCATTTCCATACGGAGACACTACAGACGGCGGGTATTGGTCTATAGACGGCAAAAGTTTAGAAGATATTCAAGGAATGTCTTATCAAGAGTGGCGTAAAAGCTGGACTGAGAAATATAAAAGCACTTCACCAGATGAAGCATAA
- a CDS encoding SPFH domain-containing protein, giving the protein MNEKKAWYVSGYMALLFSVVAAAGGIFLTISEASKDSGSGVIIGVGAFLILLSVICLSSLTIVQPNEAKVVTFFGTYMGSVLESGLWMVLPLTNKVNISLKVRNFNSQTLKVNDAEGNPVEIGAVVVFKVMDTARASFDVDNYERFVEIQSETAIRHIAAQYPYDVFSSDAASSLRGNADEVAAELGNELQNRLAVAGVKVLETRLTHLAYAQEIASAMLQRQQAIAIVAARSKIVEGAVGMVDMALRQLEENGISLDAERRAAMVNNLMVAIVSDRAATPVINTGTLYG; this is encoded by the coding sequence ATGAACGAGAAGAAAGCCTGGTATGTGAGCGGATACATGGCATTGCTGTTTTCGGTAGTTGCTGCTGCTGGCGGTATTTTTCTAACGATATCGGAAGCATCCAAGGACAGCGGGTCTGGGGTAATTATCGGTGTTGGCGCTTTTTTAATTTTGCTGTCAGTTATTTGTTTATCCTCTCTTACGATCGTGCAGCCGAACGAGGCGAAGGTGGTTACTTTTTTCGGAACGTATATGGGTTCTGTTCTTGAAAGCGGCTTATGGATGGTTCTTCCGCTTACGAACAAGGTTAATATTTCACTTAAAGTACGCAATTTCAACAGCCAAACTCTAAAGGTGAATGATGCGGAAGGAAATCCGGTGGAGATTGGTGCGGTTGTTGTATTTAAAGTAATGGATACGGCAAGAGCGAGCTTCGACGTTGATAATTATGAGCGTTTTGTAGAAATTCAAAGCGAGACGGCGATACGTCACATTGCCGCGCAATATCCTTACGATGTTTTCTCTTCAGACGCGGCTTCCTCACTTAGAGGCAATGCGGATGAGGTAGCGGCGGAGCTAGGCAACGAGCTGCAAAACCGTCTTGCAGTTGCCGGCGTAAAGGTGCTTGAGACTCGCTTGACTCATTTGGCGTATGCTCAAGAAATCGCTAGTGCAATGCTTCAAAGGCAGCAGGCGATTGCGATTGTAGCGGCACGTTCCAAAATTGTTGAAGGTGCAGTTGGTATGGTAGATATGGCACTGCGGCAGTTGGAGGAAAACGGGATTAGCTTGGATGCCGAACGGAGAGCGGCGATGGTGAACAATTTAATGGTGGCGATTGTATCTGATCGCGCAGCAACTCCAGTCATTAATACAGGAACTCTTTACGGCTAG
- the spoVT gene encoding stage V sporulation protein T encodes MKATGIVRRIDDLGRVVIPKEIRRTLRIREGDPLEIFVDRDGEVILKKYSPIGELGDFAKEYAESLFEGTNHVTLITDRDTIIAVAGASKKELLDKQVGTVLESCMENRKTLAEANGGAFEIVKDTQETYSSFVIAPIIAGGDPIGTVVLLSKDESVKMSTMETKMAETAAGFLAKQMEQ; translated from the coding sequence ATGAAAGCAACTGGAATTGTACGTCGCATCGATGATCTCGGGCGTGTCGTCATTCCGAAGGAGATCCGCCGTACACTGCGTATTCGCGAGGGAGACCCTCTAGAAATATTTGTAGATCGTGATGGCGAAGTTATTTTGAAAAAATATTCTCCTATCGGTGAGCTTGGCGACTTCGCTAAGGAATATGCGGAATCGTTATTTGAGGGAACAAATCATGTTACATTGATCACGGACCGGGATACCATAATTGCTGTAGCTGGAGCCTCCAAGAAAGAACTGCTTGATAAGCAGGTAGGCACTGTTCTGGAGAGCTGTATGGAAAATCGCAAGACGCTTGCTGAAGCAAATGGCGGTGCCTTTGAAATTGTGAAGGATACGCAGGAAACTTACAGCTCCTTCGTTATTGCACCGATCATTGCTGGTGGCGACCCCATTGGAACAGTCGTGCTGCTTAGCAAGGATGAATCGGTAAAAATGTCTACTATGGAAACAAAAATGGCTGAAACGGCAGCGGGCTTTTTGGCAAAACAGATGGAGCAATAG
- a CDS encoding polysaccharide biosynthesis protein: MNRKPGENGQSAEMLGQAGERKTSAGVVEARQAEAELTESQERPYDGEQSLAKAAETTVEGRVQVERSSKQHLMKGVALMAGAALLSKLIGVFQKIPLQNLAGDRVFGIYNAVYPFYQLAAVLATAGLPTAVSLLIAERLRKGDDAEGVRRTLYAALLLLGVTGIISFGLMWGGANQVAGWIGDAETAGAVRSVSFALLLAPFVAALRGYVQGIGQMVLSAASQVVEQMIRVGVMLLVLALSWSAGWADASVASGVMSGSAFGACASLLLLAIYLWRRRSGERLNRMAGAIRAEMRKLAVIALPVALGAVVVPVLGVVDAFMVPRLLQEGGASEAAAMTSFGVYSRAQPLVQLVVMVAGAAAAALVPSIALARMRGAYGQLRVQLSLAERAAWAIGAAAAIGLALLAEPLNMMLYSDTQGTFAFALVGCTALAGSVNAVTAPVLQGLGAVRIPAILLLVAALLKGVINAVLVPTYGIEGAAIAGVAALSVAALLGIIAVRYAAAGSGAALAGGRAGVEGRVKPRERVVGERVVRERVLGEERGEVQEEGQGRVQEQSQEQGQEQEHGQEQDWEQGRVREQGRVQGREQGQEQEQEHGREQMLKEEQGRVQGREQEQEQEQEQEQEQEQEQEHGQEQMLKEEQGRVREQGQGRVQGREQGRVQEQGQEQEWEQERVHGREQWREQERVLEEEGRQPSHGRAAAGTVFALAVMAAALVIAERALSAALGGLPPRAAAAALALTCVAVGACAFGAAALRGGAISARELRALPGGAVLAARLQRWRLIPPAKDER; encoded by the coding sequence ATGAACCGCAAGCCGGGGGAAAATGGGCAATCGGCGGAAATGCTGGGGCAGGCGGGCGAGCGAAAAACAAGCGCGGGAGTGGTCGAAGCACGCCAAGCTGAGGCTGAACTCACGGAGAGCCAAGAGCGACCTTATGACGGCGAACAGTCGCTAGCTAAAGCAGCAGAAACAACAGTTGAAGGACGGGTTCAAGTAGAACGAAGCTCGAAGCAGCATCTCATGAAAGGCGTGGCGCTCATGGCGGGTGCGGCGCTGCTGTCAAAGTTGATTGGTGTTTTTCAAAAAATACCGCTGCAAAATCTAGCTGGGGACCGCGTGTTTGGCATTTACAACGCCGTGTATCCGTTTTATCAGCTGGCAGCTGTTCTAGCCACTGCGGGATTGCCAACGGCCGTATCGCTTCTCATTGCAGAGAGGCTTCGCAAGGGAGATGATGCAGAAGGCGTCAGGCGAACGTTATACGCTGCGCTTTTGCTGCTTGGTGTGACGGGTATTATTTCGTTTGGCTTGATGTGGGGTGGAGCGAATCAAGTAGCAGGTTGGATTGGCGATGCGGAGACGGCTGGTGCAGTGCGCTCGGTCTCGTTTGCGCTGCTGCTTGCTCCATTCGTTGCTGCGTTAAGAGGATATGTACAGGGAATCGGACAAATGGTATTGTCTGCCGCCTCACAAGTTGTTGAGCAAATGATTCGTGTAGGCGTAATGCTGCTAGTGCTTGCATTAAGCTGGTCCGCTGGATGGGCAGATGCATCTGTAGCGTCTGGTGTGATGAGCGGTTCGGCATTCGGAGCTTGCGCATCGCTTTTGCTGCTGGCTATATATTTATGGCGCAGACGCAGCGGGGAGCGGCTTAATCGAATGGCAGGGGCAATACGAGCAGAGATGAGAAAGCTTGCCGTTATTGCACTGCCTGTCGCGCTTGGCGCGGTGGTTGTTCCTGTTCTTGGCGTTGTGGATGCCTTTATGGTTCCTCGCTTATTGCAGGAAGGAGGGGCTTCGGAAGCTGCGGCAATGACATCGTTTGGCGTGTACAGCCGAGCGCAGCCGCTGGTGCAGCTTGTTGTTATGGTGGCTGGAGCGGCGGCAGCGGCGCTCGTACCAAGCATTGCGTTAGCACGTATGCGGGGTGCATACGGACAGCTTCGAGTACAGCTCTCGCTTGCTGAGCGGGCGGCTTGGGCAATCGGCGCTGCAGCAGCCATCGGCTTGGCACTGCTCGCGGAACCGCTCAATATGATGCTGTATTCCGATACTCAAGGCACATTTGCCTTCGCTTTGGTTGGCTGCACTGCTCTTGCGGGCAGTGTGAATGCGGTGACGGCTCCTGTGCTTCAAGGATTGGGCGCTGTACGTATTCCAGCTATTCTGCTGCTGGTTGCAGCGCTGCTTAAAGGCGTAATTAACGCTGTGCTTGTGCCCACTTATGGCATTGAAGGCGCAGCCATCGCAGGCGTCGCGGCGCTAAGCGTGGCGGCTTTGCTTGGGATCATTGCAGTGCGGTATGCAGCAGCGGGTTCTGGAGCGGCGCTAGCTGGCGGACGAGCGGGAGTGGAAGGGCGTGTGAAGCCGCGTGAGCGAGTGGTTGGTGAGAGGGTAGTGCGAGAGCGGGTGCTGGGGGAAGAGCGGGGAGAAGTGCAGGAGGAAGGGCAGGGACGAGTGCAAGAGCAAAGTCAGGAGCAAGGGCAGGAGCAAGAGCACGGGCAGGAGCAAGATTGGGAGCAGGGGCGAGTGCGAGAGCAGGGGCGAGTGCAAGGGCGAGAGCAAGGTCAGGAGCAGGAGCAAGAGCACGGGCGGGAGCAAATGCTGAAGGAAGAGCAGGGGCGAGTGCAAGGGCGAGAGCAGGAGCAGGAGCAGGAGCAGGAGCAGGAGCAGGAGCAGGAACAGGAGCAAGAGCACGGGCAGGAGCAAATGCTGAAGGAAGAGCAGGGCCGAGTGCGAGAGCAGGGGCAGGGGCGAGTGCAAGGGCGAGAGCAGGGCCGAGTGCAAGAGCAAGGGCAGGAGCAAGAGTGGGAGCAGGAGCGAGTGCATGGGCGAGAGCAGTGGAGAGAGCAAGAACGAGTGCTCGAGGAAGAGGGACGCCAGCCGTCGCATGGGCGAGCGGCGGCTGGCACGGTCTTTGCGCTCGCGGTCATGGCCGCGGCGCTTGTTATCGCCGAGCGAGCGCTGAGCGCTGCGCTTGGCGGGCTGCCGCCTAGGGCGGCAGCAGCTGCGCTTGCGCTGACGTGCGTTGCCGTCGGCGCTTGCGCCTTTGGCGCCGCAGCTTTGCGCGGCGGCGCTATCAGCGCGCGCGAATTGCGCGCGTTGCCGGGCGGCGCGGTGCTGGCCGCCCGTTTGCAGCGCTGGCGGCTTATTCCGCCAGCGAAAGATGAGCGCTAG